From one Sus scrofa isolate TJ Tabasco breed Duroc chromosome 9, Sscrofa11.1, whole genome shotgun sequence genomic stretch:
- the HTR3A gene encoding 5-hydroxytryptamine receptor 3A yields the protein MLLWVRQALLALLLPMFLAQGEVMHRGDPQARNTSRPAMLRLSNHLLANYKKGVRPVRDWRTPTTVSIDVIVYAILSVDEKNQVLTTYIWYRQYWTDEFLQWNPEDFDNITKLSLPTDSIWVPDILINEFVDVGKSPNIPYVYVRHHGEVQNYKPLQVVTACSLDIYNFPFDVQNCSLTFTSWLHTIQDINISLLRLPENVKFDRSVFMNQGEWELLGVLTQFQEFSIESSSSYAEMKFYVVIRRRPLFYAVSLLLPSIFLMVMDIVGFYLPPDSGERVSFKITLLLGYSVFLIIVSDTLPATAIGTPLIGVYFVVCMALLVISLAETIFIVRLVHKQDLQQPVPAWLRHLVLERVALLLCLGEQSTSWRPPATSQATKTDDCSDVGNHCSHVGGPRDLEKTPRGRGSPPPPPREASLAVRGLLQELTSIRHFLEKREESREVARDWLRVGSVLDRLLFRIYLLAVLAYSVTLVTLWSIWQYS from the exons ATGCTGCTGTGGGTGAGGCAGGCGCTGCTTGCCTTGCTTCTGCCCATGTTCTTGGCACAGGGAGAAG TCATGCACAGGGGGGACCCCCAGGCCAGGAACACATCCAGGCCTGCTATGCTGAGGCTGTCCAACCACCTCCTGGCCAATTACAAGAAGGGCGTCCGGCCAGTGCGGGACTGGAGGACGCCGACCACCGTGTCCATTGATGTCATCGTCTACGCCATCCTCAGCGTG GATGAGAAGAACCAGGTCCTGACCACCTACATCTGGTACCGGCAG TACTGGACCGATGAGTTTCTCCAGTGGAACCCTGAGGACTTTGACAACATCACCAAGTTGTCCCTCCCCACAGACAGCATCTGGGTCCCGGACATCCTCATCAACGAGTT TGTGGACGTGGGGAAGTCTCCCAATATCCCGTACGTGTATGTCCGGCACCACGGTGAGGTCCAGAACTACAAGCCCCTCCAGGTGGTGACCGCCTGCAGCCTCGACATCTACAACTTCCCCTTCGACGTACAGAACTGCTCACTGACCTTCACCAGCTGGCTGCACACCA TCCAGGACATCAACATCTCGCTGTTGCGCCTGCCGGAAAATGTGAAGTTCGACAGGAGTGTTTTCATGAACCAGGGCGAGTGGGAGCTCCTGGGGGTGCTGACCCAGTTTCAGGAGTTCAGTATAGAAAGCAGCAGCTCTTACGCAGAGATGAAGTTCTAC GTGGTCATCCGCCGGCGGCCCCTATTTTACGCGGTCAgcctgctgctgcccagcatcTTCCTCATGGTCATGGACATCGTTGGCTTCTACCTCCCCCCGGACAGTGGGGAGAGGGTCTCCTTTAAGATCACGCTCCTCCTGGGCTACTCGGTCTTCCTGATCATCGTGTCAGACACGCTGCCGGCCACGGCCATCGGCACGCCTCTCATCG GTGTCTACTTCGTCGTGTGCATGGCCCTTCTGGTGATCAGCTTGGCCGAGACCATCTTCATCGTGCGGCTGGTGCACAAGCAGGACCTGCAGCAGCCCGTGCCCGCCTGGCTGCGGCACCTGGTCCTCGAGAGGGTCGCCCTGCTCCTCTGCTTAGGGGAGCAGTCGACCTCTTGGAGGCCCCCAGCCACCTCCCAAGCCACCAAGACCGATGACTGCTCAG ACGTGGGAAACCACTGCAGCCATGTGGGGGGACCCCGAGACTTGGAGAAGACCCCGAGGGGAAGAGGCAGCCCTCCCCCGCCGCCGCGGGAGGCCTCCCTGGCAGTGCGCGGGCTGCTGCAGGAGCTGACCTCCATCCGGCACTTCCTGGAAAAGCGGGAGGAGAGCCGAGAGGTGGCCCGGGACTGGCTGCGCGTGGGCTCCGTGCTGGACAGGCTGCTCTTCCGAATCTACCTGCTGGCTGTGCTGGCCTACAGCGTCACCCTGGTCACTCTCTGGTCCATCTGGCAGTATTCCTGA